The Streptomyces sp. HUAS MG91 sequence GAGCACGTCATGACGGGCTGGCGCACGGTCTCGAACCAGCTCCTGCACACCGTGACCCCCGTCGCCGTGTTCCTGGACTGGCTCGCGCTCACCCGCCCCGGCCTGCTCCGCCCGCGCCACGCGGCCCTGTGGCTGCTCTACCCGCTCGCCTACTTCGGCTTCGCCCTGATCCGCGGCGCGGTCATGACTCCGGGCACGCCGGCCCGCTACCCGTACCCGTTCCTGGACGTCGACGCCCACGGCTACCCCGGCGTCCTCACCAACGCCGTCCTCTTCGGCGCGGCCTTCTATCTGCTGGCCCTCGCCCTGGTCGCCCTGGACCGCGTCAGGCCCGAGATCCGCACCCCCCAAAACCGGATTTCGTCTCCGGGCCCCGGTGGGCTAAAGTAAACGACGTCGCCAGGACCTGCAGCACTGCGGGAACCGGAACAACGACATCGGGGTGTGGCGCAGCTTGGCAGCGCGCTTCGTTCGGGACGAAGAGGTCGTGGGTTCAAATCCCGCCACCCCGACAGCTGAAACACCAGGTCAGGGGCCTGATCCGCTTAGCGGGTCGGGTCCCTGACTCGTTTCTGGCCTCCCCCTGGGAGTCACTGGGGGAGCCAAGTTCAAGATCCGGCTCCCCAGGGCCGCACAGTCCCTCAGCGGGGAACGGTCAGGCAGTCGTGGTCGGGGCTGTCGCAGGAGTACGGTCGGTGGTACCGAGAGCATTTCTTGACCGGCTTCCTTGTCGGTATCTCTCTCGGTCGATAGCACCGGTCCCGGCACGCCAGGGTCTGGGGACAGGTCGCCGCCATGACGGTGCTCACCGCACGCCCCCTGTCGGCCACACCGATCGCCAAACCCTCCGGGTCCCCGCTGTTGCGCCTGTCCCTCAAGCCTCCGGGCCCACGCTCCGGGCTGCTCGACGGCGCCTGGTGGCCACGCTCCCGGGACCTCGCCCGTGAACTTCCCGCTCTGGCCGACCTGTTGGACCCGCTGTGGGGCCGCATCACGCGCGTCGCCGTCAACCCGACGCACTGGCCCGTCGTACCACGCAAGGTCTCCGTCAACGGCCATGTCGTCAAGGTGGGTTGGTTCCGTCAAGAGCAGGACCCGAACCAACTCCTCCTGCTCTCCTACCACGTCGGGCGCTGGGACCTGCTGATCATCCCTCCGGAGACCGGTGCGGCAGCCGCCGCCCGGCTCATGGCCGCCGCCTGCGATCCCCGGACCGTCCGTACGGGCAGCGCTCTCCTCGCCGACGAGCTGGACCTGCCGTCCCGCGCCCCGGCAGAGGCGTGGGAGGCGGAGGGCGGCGCCACGGCCGCACCCGTCGGCACGACCGGCGGGAGGTGACGGGGCATGGACTCTGGCCCCACCATCACCGTCGTCCTCGCGTTGATCGCCCTGCGAGCATTCTCGATCCACCGTCTCAAACCTGCCGGGCTCTCGGCCTGCATCGCTGGTCTCCGCCCCGGCCGGTCGCCCGGAACCGGAGGCGCGCCATGTCCCTGCCCCATCTGCATCTGAACGTCCTGACCGGCTGCGTCTTCCCGCTGAACGGCACACCGGCGAGCCGCACCGGACGCACGCCCACCGCGCGGCGGCCCGCGCGTCTGTCGTCGGCAGGTGCGCGATGACGGCCGCCGACTCCGGACCGGACCGCGAGCGCTCCGCCCTGGACGCCGTGCGCCTGCGCCACCTGAACCGCTGGCAGGCCGAGACGCTCCGGGAGGACCTGGCGGATCTGTACGTCGAGTCCTCGTACGCCGCGACCGGCGAGACGTACCGCCGTAGGGAGGACTTCCTGCACCGCCTCGCGGACTCCGTACGACGCCCGGGCTTCTCGATGCTGCTCGCCGAGAAGACCGCCCTGGCGGGCTGCGCCTTCGGCTTCCCCATCGCGCGCGACGGGGCCTGGTGGGTCGGCTTCGAGGGTGACCTCCCCAGGTCGGTCGAGCAGCTGACCTCCTCGGGGCACGCCTTCGCCATCACGGAGATCGTGGTCCACCCGCACGAGCACACAGCCGGTCTCGCCCGGCTGTTGCAGACGCGGCTGCTCGCCGATCATCACGCCTCGCTCGGCGCCACCTTGGTGGACCAGGCCGACCGCAGGGTGCACGCCGCCTTCCAGGCGTGGGGGTGGGAGGACATCGGACAGGTCCGCAGGCCCTCCGATCCCGCGGTGCTGCGCGCCCTGGTGCTGCCCCTGGGAGTATCCGCGGAGGACCGTCCGGACGGCCTCGCGCACAACGCCCGTACACAGCGGCCCGAGTGACCGGAACGAGACGGACAGGCCGCAGCGGCCCGGGTTGCCCCGGCTCCGCCGGATGAGCACGCCTACTCATGTGGGGCGAGGTTCCGCGGCGGACGCTTGCTGTATGGGACTCATCGATGTCGCCCTGGCCGTGGTTCTGCCCAGGCGAATTGCTTCGCTCAGGAGCCCAGGATTCGGGCCTTCTCGGTGGCGAATTCTTCGTCCGTCAGCAGGCCCTGGGCCTTCAGGTCGGCCAGGGCGGTGAGTTGTGAGACGCGGTCCGTCGCCGGTGCGGGGGCGGGGGCCGGTGGGGTCGAGGCCTGGGCCGCGCCCTGGTCCATCCATGCCTGCTGCTGGGCCTGGGCCTCGGCCTGTTGGCGCATGTCTCGTTCGGCCATGCCGCGGTTGACGCGGTTGGAGACGGCCGAGGCCGTTCCGGAGATCACCGCGGTGCGGGCGATGGTGCCCAGAAGGCCGGGCCGTCCGAATCGCTGGGGCATACCGATCCTCCCTCTCGTCGCGGCGCCGTCACTCGGCGCCGAGCGCGGCAACGGCCTCGGCGACGGCGTCCCGGGGCACGCGCTCGAAGAGCAGCAGTTCGCCCTTCGATTCCCGTACCGCCGTCGCGAGCCGGGCCGCCCAGGTGTTCTCCCAGGCCACGACCAGCGCGGACGAGTTCGCCGGGAGGTTGTCCGCGACCGTGCGCAGATCCTCGTCGCTGAGCAGGTCGAACTGAGCGTCGGTGACGTGGTCGAACGCCTCGGCCACTTCCTCGTCGGCCAGCTCGACGACGTCGACGGAGCCGTCGCCGGTCTTGTGGATGAAGCTCAGGTCCAGGATGCGCACGGTGCCGGCCCTCTGCAGCTCCCGCAGCGCGGGGGCCACGTCCCCGTTGAAGCGGTTGCCCTCGAAGGCGACCACGGCGACATCGACCGGTCCGACAGCGTCGGCGTTCAGGCCACTGGGCACGAGCGCACCGCCTTCCCTGGCGTACGTAACGGGGCAATTGCGAGCATAAAGCGATGAAAGGGTGGTGTGCGAGCCCACCCGATCCGCCCGGTCCTGCACACGCATTCTCCCGTTGCTCCGGGCGGGTGAACCGGTGGCCGTCGGCCAATCCGGGTCCGTCAGCGGTCCGGATAGCCCGTGAGGAACAGAGCGGTTCCTCGTCCCCGCCGGTCGTGCGGGGGCTGTGCGAGCAGTGAGGACGGTTTCATGTCTCGTGTGCTGAAGAGTGCGGCGGTTCTGGTGGCGGTCGGCGGCGCGGTGCTGGCCGGCGCGGGTGCCGCGGCCGCGGACAGCGGGGCCCAGGGTGCCGCCTGGGGCTCGCCGGGCGTCGGCTCGGGCAACGTGGTCCAGGTTCCGGTGCACGTTCCGGTCAACGCGTGCGGCAACACCGTCAACGTCGTCGGCCTGCTCAACCCGGCCTTCGGCAACAGCTGCGCCAACGGTTCGGACAGCTGGGGCGGCGGCCAGTGGGGTATGTGGAAGTAGCTTCCACCCAGCGGTGCGGCAGGCTCGCCGGGATCCGGTGGGCCCCGCACCCGTCCGATGCGCGCACGGCCACGGATTACCAGTGACAGGCTTACGGTCCTGGTGAGGCGAGTGCGATGACGGACGAAGAGTTCCAGCGGCTGATGCGGCAGGCCCGCGCGGAGGCACGGCGTACCGGATTGCCCCGGCGGGACGTCAGTCCGCGTGATGTGTACGAGGCGCGGGCGCGGCACGCGGAGTTCGGGGCCTGCTCGCATTGATGCCGGGCCCCGCGCCGGTTGGTGCGAGTGGGAGCGGTGGCGCCGCTTTTCCGGGTGCCACCGCTCCCGACCGCTGGACACGACCGGCCGGGAAGGCACCGCTGCCCGCCCGGCCCGTCTCCGCCTGTCGTGTCAGCTCTTGGGCATCAGGACCGAGTCGATGATGTAGACGTTGGCGTTGGCGGTCTTGACGTTGCCGCAGACCACGTTTGCGGTGCCGTTGACCTTGTAGGTCTCGCCGGAGCCGGTCGTCATCAGCTTCGACTTCTCCAGCGTGGGGAACGAGCCCTTCTCCAGGTCCTTGGGCGCCAGCTTCTGGCCCACCACGTGGTACGTGAGGATCTTGGTGAGCTGGGCCTTGTTGTTGAGGACCTTGTCCAGGTCGGCCTTCGGGATCTTCGCGAAGGCCTCGTTGGTGGGCGCGAAGACCGTGATGTTCTGGGCGTTGTTCAGGGTGTCGACCAGGCCGGCCTTCTTCACGGCCGTGACCAGCGTCGACAGCGCCGGGTTGTTCGACGCGGCGGTGGCGACCGGGTCCTTGGCCATGCCGTCGAACGAGCCGGCACCGTCCTTGGGCACCGAGGAACAGGCCGAGCCGAACGGCTTGTCGTCGGTGCTCGTGGCGCCGGACGGGCTGGCCATGTCCGACCCCTTCGACGCCGAGGAGGCGTTGTCGGAGGACTTGTCCTTGGAGTCGCTGCCGGAGCAGGCGGTCAGGGCCAGCGGCAGCATGGCGGCGGCAGCGACGGCGACGGCGGTACGGCGGAAGCGAGTCTGCATGAGAATCCCTCAACGATCGGAACGGTGAAGGCCCTTCGCCTCCATCGCCGGGAATCCGGTGCCCTCGCCGGTGCGGATTGGTCGGTTCCCCGGACCTCCCCGAAAGAGTGACGCGGGGGGTGGGTGGTCGGCCTCCGGAAGCGGGACACAAATAACCGCAATCCCGACCAATCCATCCACCCCACGGCGACGGATTCCTTCTGTGAGAGCGCGAAACGACGCGCCGACCCCCGGTAGCCCGCGCTCTCACCGGCCCCGGGCCGCTCGGGGGCCCGGCGGGTCCGCAGCCCGCCGCGAAGGAGTGTTGATCATGACCTCTCACCGTGCAAGCACTCGGATCCTGGTCGGGGCGGCGGCGCTCGCGCTGCCGTTCTCGCTGGCGGCGCTGGCGCCGTCCGCGTCGGCCGACGACATGACGGGCCCGTTCGGACCGGCCTGCTCCTCGGTTCCCAAGGACGGCGCGGGTTCGTTCGACGGCATGGCCAAGGACCCGGTCGCGACCGCCGCCTCCCACAACCCCGACCTGTCGACGCTGGTCACGGCGGTGAAGAAGGCCGGCCTCGTGGACACGCTGAACAACGCGAAGGACATCACCGTGTTCGCGCCGACGAACGAGGCCTTCGCGAAGATCCCGAAGGCGGACCTGGACAAGGTCCTCAACGACAAGGCCCAGCTCACCAAGATCCTCACGTATCACGTGGTGGGCGAGAAGGTCACTCAGGACAAACTGGCCGACGGCAGCTTCAAGACGCTGGAGGGCAGCAAGCTGACCACGTCGGGCTCCGGCGAGAAGTACAAGGTCAACGGCACCGCGAACATCGTCTGCGGTGACGTGCCGACCTCGAACGCCACCGTCCACATCATCGACACCGTCCTCATGCCCAAGAGCTGACCCCGCCTCCGCACAGAGCACCCCGAGACCCCGGAGAACCCCGAGGGGCGCGCCGCAACCGCGGCGCGCCCCTCCCCACGCCCCGCCCGCGCTCAGTCGACCGTCACGACGACGGAGTGCCAGCCGGAGGCGCCGTCGGGGATGGTGTCGGTGCGCTTCTCGGTCTGGGTCTCGCCGGTGCGGTCGGTGGCCCGTACGGTCAGCGTGTGGTTGCCCTTGGCGGCCTGCCAGGGATAGGACCACTGGCGCCAGGTGTCCCGGGTGTCCTCGGTGGCGAGCCGGGCCTCTTCCCACGGCCCGTCGTCGACCCGTACCTCGACCTTGTCGATGCCGCGGTGCTGCGCCCACGCCACCCCGGCGACCATGACCGTGCCGGACTTCGGGCGGCCGAAGGGCTTGGGGGTGTCGATGCGCGACTCGGTCTTGATCGGCGCCTCGCGCGCCCAGGACCGCTTGACCCAGTAGGAGTCGTAGGCGTCGAAGGTGGTCAGCTCGATGTCCTGGATCCACTTGCAGGCCGATACGTAGCCGTAGAGACCGGGGACGACCATGCGCACGGGGAAGCCGTGCTCGAAGGGGAGCGGTTGGCCGTTCATGCCGAGGGCGAGCATCGCGTCGCGGCCGTCCAGCACGTCCTCGACGGGGCTGCCGATGGTCATGCCGTCCACGGAACGGGCCACGAGCTGGTCGGCGGGACCGCCCCGGGACGGCGGTTTCACTCCGCAGCGCTTCAGCAGGTCGGCCAGGCGGACGCCGATCCAGCGGGCGTTTCCGACGTACGGGCCGCCGACCTCGTTGGAGACGCAGGTCAGGGTGATGTCCCGTTCGATGAGCGGCATCTTGAGCAAGTCGGCGAAGGAGACGGTGAGTTCACGCTCGACGCCCTTGCCGTGGATCCGCAGCCGCCAGGTGGTGGCGTCGACCTTCGGGACGACCAGGGCGGTGTCGACGCGGTAGAAGTCGCCGTTGGGCGTCATGAACGGGCTGATGTCCTTGATCCGCAG is a genomic window containing:
- a CDS encoding SHOCT domain-containing protein gives rise to the protein MPQRFGRPGLLGTIARTAVISGTASAVSNRVNRGMAERDMRQQAEAQAQQQAWMDQGAAQASTPPAPAPAPATDRVSQLTALADLKAQGLLTDEEFATEKARILGS
- a CDS encoding Pr6Pr family membrane protein; this translates as MITPNSAASVPAEAVVPVRRRPVAAAFRCLTALAALTGIVIDLTISDSALRVLSYFTIQSNILVAVVLAVSAWRAWSSRPPLPPLVTGGTLLFICITGLVYHFVLANSSSGFSMTDDAEHVMTGWRTVSNQLLHTVTPVAVFLDWLALTRPGLLRPRHAALWLLYPLAYFGFALIRGAVMTPGTPARYPYPFLDVDAHGYPGVLTNAVLFGAAFYLLALALVALDRVRPEIRTPQNRISSPGPGGLK
- a CDS encoding chaplin, whose protein sequence is MSRVLKSAAVLVAVGGAVLAGAGAAAADSGAQGAAWGSPGVGSGNVVQVPVHVPVNACGNTVNVVGLLNPAFGNSCANGSDSWGGGQWGMWK
- a CDS encoding fasciclin domain-containing protein; amino-acid sequence: MQTRFRRTAVAVAAAAMLPLALTACSGSDSKDKSSDNASSASKGSDMASPSGATSTDDKPFGSACSSVPKDGAGSFDGMAKDPVATAASNNPALSTLVTAVKKAGLVDTLNNAQNITVFAPTNEAFAKIPKADLDKVLNNKAQLTKILTYHVVGQKLAPKDLEKGSFPTLEKSKLMTTGSGETYKVNGTANVVCGNVKTANANVYIIDSVLMPKS
- a CDS encoding DUF6325 family protein; the encoded protein is MPSGLNADAVGPVDVAVVAFEGNRFNGDVAPALRELQRAGTVRILDLSFIHKTGDGSVDVVELADEEVAEAFDHVTDAQFDLLSDEDLRTVADNLPANSSALVVAWENTWAARLATAVRESKGELLLFERVPRDAVAEAVAALGAE
- a CDS encoding sulfite oxidase encodes the protein MDHDAPHQPLRGIKRLSLGALSGLLAGYAAIAVAELVSAAVRPESGPVVAVGGAAIDRTPPAVKDWAIRHFGTNDKLVLQLGILAVLTVLALVLGALATRWRLAGSLGVLAFGVVGALAATGRPDSTSAADALPSAVGAVVGAGLLYWLTGRLGHTDRPQEPGAAEADRPDTGWDRRGFILAATAAAAASTGAGLAGRALNSSQGQGAVASRGNVVIPAPSSAAAPVPRGAALRIKDISPFMTPNGDFYRVDTALVVPKVDATTWRLRIHGKGVERELTVSFADLLKMPLIERDITLTCVSNEVGGPYVGNARWIGVRLADLLKRCGVKPPSRGGPADQLVARSVDGMTIGSPVEDVLDGRDAMLALGMNGQPLPFEHGFPVRMVVPGLYGYVSACKWIQDIELTTFDAYDSYWVKRSWAREAPIKTESRIDTPKPFGRPKSGTVMVAGVAWAQHRGIDKVEVRVDDGPWEEARLATEDTRDTWRQWSYPWQAAKGNHTLTVRATDRTGETQTEKRTDTIPDGASGWHSVVVTVD
- a CDS encoding fasciclin domain-containing protein; this encodes MTSHRASTRILVGAAALALPFSLAALAPSASADDMTGPFGPACSSVPKDGAGSFDGMAKDPVATAASHNPDLSTLVTAVKKAGLVDTLNNAKDITVFAPTNEAFAKIPKADLDKVLNDKAQLTKILTYHVVGEKVTQDKLADGSFKTLEGSKLTTSGSGEKYKVNGTANIVCGDVPTSNATVHIIDTVLMPKS
- a CDS encoding DUF5994 family protein, giving the protein MTVLTARPLSATPIAKPSGSPLLRLSLKPPGPRSGLLDGAWWPRSRDLARELPALADLLDPLWGRITRVAVNPTHWPVVPRKVSVNGHVVKVGWFRQEQDPNQLLLLSYHVGRWDLLIIPPETGAAAAARLMAAACDPRTVRTGSALLADELDLPSRAPAEAWEAEGGATAAPVGTTGGR